The following DNA comes from Deinococcus sp. NW-56.
GACGCAGATGGACATGCACGCCCGGATGCAGCCGTTGCTGGAAGACCTGCGGCGACTCTCAGGTCCAGCCTTTGACCGGGCGTTTTTGTCCATGATGATTCCGCATCACCAGAGCGCCATCGAGATGAGCCGAGCGGCCCTGCCTCGGCTGCGTGATCCCCTGGTGGCTGGTTGGGCGCAGAGCATCATTGACGATCAGCAAAAGGAGATCGTGGAAATGCAGGCGGAGTTGCGTCGTCTGGGCGGCGTGGACACGGCGCGGCAGAACCGGATGCGCCAGACCATGTCCGGAATGATGACGATGATGATGCAGATGATTACCCGGTCGCAGAGCTCGGACGTCACGTTCCTGCAGATGATGGTGCCGCACCACGGCTCGGCCAACGAGATGGCGAACATCGCCCTACAGAACGCTCAGAGTGATGCAGTACTTGGTCTCGCCCAGCGCATCATCATGATGCAGGCTGACGAGATGCACGACTTCAAGGACTGGTTGCGCACCCGCCAGTAAGGGCCGGATGTAGGGCGGTCACCTCAGGCGAGGTGACCGCCCTACATGCTTGCGGAAGAGTCCACCTCCCTCCCCC
Coding sequences within:
- a CDS encoding DUF305 domain-containing protein — translated: MKRLLLIVGLMALPASVAQAGGNEGGTVVGMATTMQTQMDMHARMQPLLEDLRRLSGPAFDRAFLSMMIPHHQSAIEMSRAALPRLRDPLVAGWAQSIIDDQQKEIVEMQAELRRLGGVDTARQNRMRQTMSGMMTMMMQMITRSQSSDVTFLQMMVPHHGSANEMANIALQNAQSDAVLGLAQRIIMMQADEMHDFKDWLRTRQ